A section of the Candidatus Nitrosacidococcus sp. I8 genome encodes:
- a CDS encoding c-type cytochrome — protein sequence MVNKEYFLFIFCSFFIGWIASGLYRDYQHPTEIVQTKISSELENKPSYFTPPSNNEIPNDIFGSLVRKGYEIFIHTQEKANDYVGNGLNCKSCHLDAGRKPNAMPLWGGYGLYPQYREKNKQIINYIERLQDCFFYSMNGKKPPIDSEILTALEAYSHWLSKGVEIDIPPEGASFLKFNPPEQPDYQRGQAIFNTQCAICHSEDGQGQKMGSHYLYPPLWGKNSYNWGAGMGRLDTAAGFIKGNMPLGQENSLSDQQAWDVAFFINAHERPQDPRYTGNLAETREKYHNTPYSLYGTQVNGNLVGLGAHEKITSK from the coding sequence TTGGTAAATAAAGAGTATTTTCTTTTTATTTTCTGTTCATTTTTTATTGGTTGGATTGCCTCCGGCTTATATCGTGACTATCAACATCCTACTGAGATTGTTCAAACCAAGATAAGTAGTGAGCTTGAAAATAAACCATCTTATTTTACTCCTCCGTCTAATAATGAAATTCCAAATGATATTTTTGGATCATTAGTACGTAAAGGCTATGAAATCTTTATCCATACTCAAGAAAAAGCAAACGATTATGTTGGTAATGGATTGAACTGCAAGAGCTGTCATTTGGATGCAGGTCGTAAACCAAATGCTATGCCTTTATGGGGAGGCTATGGGCTATATCCTCAGTATCGAGAAAAAAATAAGCAGATCATTAATTATATCGAGCGGTTACAGGATTGTTTTTTTTATAGTATGAATGGAAAAAAACCTCCGATTGATAGTGAGATTTTAACTGCTTTAGAAGCTTACTCCCACTGGCTATCTAAAGGAGTAGAAATTGATATTCCTCCTGAAGGAGCAAGCTTTTTAAAATTTAATCCTCCTGAACAGCCAGATTATCAAAGAGGCCAAGCAATTTTTAATACTCAATGTGCTATTTGTCATAGTGAAGATGGGCAAGGACAAAAGATGGGTAGTCATTATCTATATCCACCCTTATGGGGTAAAAACTCTTATAATTGGGGGGCAGGAATGGGTAGATTAGATACGGCAGCAGGCTTTATTAAAGGAAATATGCCTTTAGGGCAAGAAAATAGCTTAAGTGATCAGCAAGCGTGGGATGTAGCATTTTTTATTAATGCTCATGAACGTCCTCAAGATCCTCGGTATACGGGAAACTTGGCAGAGACCAGAGAAAAATATCATAATACCCCCTACTCTCTTTATGGCACTCAAGTTAATGGAAATCTTGTAGGTCTTGGCGCTCATGAGAAGATAACCTCTAAATAA
- a CDS encoding MFS transporter translates to MKKNKTIYPVSKSALFSWALYDWASSSFSAIITTFVFAAYFTKKVAENETIGSAQWGNTLGIAGMIIAFAGPILGAIADQSGRRKLWVFGFTILCIIPTAFLWMIEPDPSYTWLALSLVGLATLGTEFASIFYNAMLPDLSGSKHIGRWSGWGWGIGYIGNVLCLIIALLIFIQKGEQWFGLHTESAEPVRATFLLVALWYFLFSLPLFLITPDTRGIGKPISQAIKDGIGQLYSSIKNIRQYRYIVRFFIARIFYIEGLATLFTFGGVYAAGTFNMSEQDILLFGISLNITAAFGAGIFAWIDDRIGSKQAILIALIGLMVFGTLVLLVKTAKLFWLFGLLLGVFVGPAQAASRSFLAKTAPSTLRNEMFGLFALSGKVTSFLGPLLVGWGTYFSGSQRIGMSTIVIFFIIGFIIMCSVPNAESLNEEETI, encoded by the coding sequence ATGAAAAAAAATAAAACTATCTATCCAGTATCTAAGAGCGCTCTATTCTCATGGGCACTTTATGATTGGGCTAGTAGTTCCTTTTCTGCCATTATCACCACTTTTGTTTTTGCTGCTTATTTCACCAAAAAGGTCGCAGAAAATGAAACCATTGGCAGTGCTCAATGGGGAAATACTCTTGGCATTGCTGGCATGATCATTGCGTTTGCAGGACCTATATTAGGTGCTATTGCTGATCAGTCGGGACGGCGTAAACTTTGGGTTTTTGGATTTACTATTTTATGTATTATTCCTACTGCATTTTTATGGATGATAGAACCAGATCCTAGTTATACTTGGCTAGCACTAAGTTTAGTAGGATTAGCTACCTTAGGAACTGAATTTGCCTCTATTTTTTACAACGCTATGCTCCCTGATTTATCCGGATCAAAGCATATTGGACGGTGGTCTGGTTGGGGTTGGGGCATTGGTTATATAGGTAATGTGCTTTGCTTAATTATTGCTCTATTAATCTTTATTCAAAAAGGGGAACAATGGTTTGGGCTTCATACTGAATCTGCCGAACCAGTGCGCGCTACTTTTCTTTTGGTAGCCCTATGGTATTTTCTGTTCTCGCTCCCTTTATTTCTAATTACTCCTGATACTAGAGGAATAGGAAAACCCATATCTCAAGCAATAAAAGATGGAATAGGGCAACTTTATAGTTCTATTAAAAATATACGCCAATATCGCTATATTGTTCGTTTTTTCATTGCTCGAATATTTTATATTGAAGGACTAGCAACCTTATTTACTTTTGGTGGGGTATATGCAGCAGGGACCTTTAATATGAGTGAACAGGATATACTACTGTTTGGGATTAGCTTAAATATTACTGCTGCTTTTGGTGCAGGTATTTTTGCATGGATTGATGATCGGATAGGTAGTAAACAAGCAATTTTAATTGCCCTAATTGGGTTAATGGTCTTTGGTACTTTAGTTTTATTGGTCAAAACTGCAAAACTTTTTTGGTTATTTGGCTTATTGCTCGGGGTATTTGTAGGACCGGCACAAGCTGCCAGTCGTTCTTTTTTGGCAAAAACAGCACCGAGTACATTAAGAAATGAGATGTTTGGTCTATTTGCCCTCTCTGGTAAAGTCACCTCTTTTTTAGGTCCTTTATTAGTAGGTTGGGGTACTTATTTTTCTGGTAGTCAACGGATTGGTATGAGTACCATTGTGATTTTCTTTATTATAGGCTTTATTATTATGTGTAGTGTGCCTAATGCTGAAAGTTTAAATGAGGAAGAAACAATATGA
- a CDS encoding NADH-quinone oxidoreductase subunit C, with protein sequence MTAPDLSFPDSFHSLYGEIVADHHPWPRIKVQNDVWMTAIDLMSSGVLVLIGLWGEIQTVHLAVADANNLSKILVLTLSCPEGHYPSVGRIHPPAIRLERAIADLFGLIPVGLPDTRPWLDHGKWDRQTPLATQKSRAQQNEEYTFLPVEGENIHQVPVGPVHAGIIEPGHFRISADGDTIVRLEERFGYTHKGIESLLQGADLKQAAQLACRCSGDSTVAYSLAFAQAVESALSWVPPVRAVWLRALMAELERLANHFGDIGAICNDGGFAIMLAHCSVLREEILREAFSSFGHRLMMDCIVPGGVVTNIDSVNITNIISLMASIRLRFQQLVKLYDTIASLQDRTIGTGVLQAELARQFGAGGFIGRASGRYCDARRWPGYLPYNELEFEVPVLQSGDVNARIWVRIREVEQSIQLIEQILAKLPEGSIQAEHKNPTNRLEEGMAIVEGFRGDILIWVRIDATGRVERCYLRDPSWFQWPLLEAAIYGNIVADFPICNKSFNCSYSGSDL encoded by the coding sequence ATGACGGCACCTGATCTATCTTTTCCTGATTCATTTCATAGTTTATATGGAGAAATTGTTGCTGATCACCATCCGTGGCCTAGAATAAAAGTACAAAACGATGTTTGGATGACAGCTATTGATCTTATGAGCAGTGGTGTCTTAGTACTTATTGGGCTTTGGGGGGAAATACAAACTGTCCATTTAGCAGTTGCAGATGCTAATAATCTTAGTAAAATTTTGGTTCTCACCCTTTCTTGTCCGGAAGGTCATTATCCGTCTGTAGGGCGTATTCATCCACCTGCTATTCGATTAGAACGTGCTATTGCCGATCTGTTTGGGCTAATTCCAGTAGGGTTACCTGATACCCGTCCTTGGCTAGATCATGGTAAATGGGATAGACAAACTCCCCTTGCAACTCAAAAGAGCCGTGCACAGCAAAACGAAGAATACACTTTTCTTCCCGTTGAAGGAGAAAATATCCATCAAGTACCAGTTGGCCCAGTTCATGCAGGTATTATTGAGCCTGGTCATTTTCGTATTAGTGCAGATGGAGATACAATTGTTCGTCTTGAAGAGCGTTTTGGTTACACACATAAAGGGATTGAAAGCCTTCTTCAAGGTGCTGATTTGAAGCAAGCAGCACAATTAGCATGTCGCTGCTCTGGGGATTCCACCGTTGCTTACAGTCTGGCTTTTGCCCAAGCAGTAGAATCAGCACTTAGTTGGGTACCGCCAGTGCGTGCTGTGTGGTTACGTGCCTTGATGGCAGAACTTGAGCGACTTGCAAACCATTTTGGGGATATTGGTGCTATCTGCAATGATGGTGGCTTTGCCATTATGCTTGCCCATTGTTCAGTGCTAAGGGAGGAAATTCTCCGTGAAGCTTTTTCTTCCTTTGGTCATCGATTGATGATGGATTGCATTGTTCCGGGAGGTGTTGTTACTAATATTGATTCTGTTAACATTACAAATATCATTTCCCTAATGGCAAGTATTCGTCTTCGCTTTCAGCAGCTTGTAAAGCTTTACGATACCATCGCATCGCTACAGGATCGCACCATTGGTACAGGAGTTTTACAAGCAGAACTTGCTCGGCAGTTTGGTGCTGGTGGATTTATTGGCCGTGCCTCTGGTCGCTATTGCGATGCCAGACGCTGGCCTGGCTACCTCCCTTATAACGAGCTAGAATTTGAAGTTCCAGTACTTCAGAGTGGCGATGTAAATGCTCGTATTTGGGTGCGTATTCGTGAAGTGGAGCAATCTATTCAGTTGATTGAGCAAATTCTTGCTAAATTGCCTGAGGGCTCGATACAAGCAGAGCACAAAAATCCTACAAATAGATTAGAGGAAGGTATGGCAATCGTTGAAGGATTTCGTGGTGATATTCTGATCTGGGTTAGAATTGATGCTACAGGTCGAGTCGAGCGCTGCTATTTACGTGATCCCTCTTGGTTTCAGTGGCCCCTTCTAGAAGCTGCAATCTATGGTAACATCGTTGCAGATTTTCCAATCTGCAATAAATCCTTCAATTGCTCTTACTCTGGATCTGATCTTTAA
- a CDS encoding hydrogenase 4 subunit F — MLAFNFIILLLLTPLVAAIVLSLVRDYRRATQINTLASATVLLFALLLYFHQPPINNLLFIDNLSIVFIILNAFIGFTTSIFSASYVRYELEIERLTPNYLRFYHGMFQLMVFGMNLALTTNNIGLMWVALELATLATIMMVGIYRTHKALEAAWKYFILSSVGLALALFGTILIYFSAVSSTLNEGLGAMAWTNLQHYAAVFDPSLLNIAFVFLLLGYGTKIGLVPMHAWLPDAHAEGPTPVSAVLSGLLLNIALYILLRFKMIISTNPETIPVESFMISFGLGSLIFAAFMLYRCYDIKRMFAYSSIEHMGIIVFAFGIGGSFGNFAGLLQMVMHSLTKSAIFFSIGHITQVKGTQNIADIRGLTSSHPLLGWIFVIGVSAIAGLPPFGVFMSEFLLITSTFTHAPILAVLIVFGLLIALGALFLCVGSVAFGEPNESRTSVRISYLPIFIHLSLVLISGLHMPSIIVVLFQNVADLLK; from the coding sequence ATGCTTGCATTCAATTTTATTATCCTACTACTTCTTACCCCGCTCGTTGCCGCTATAGTTCTTTCTTTAGTACGAGATTACCGCAGAGCAACCCAGATCAATACCCTTGCTAGTGCTACTGTGTTATTGTTTGCACTACTGCTGTACTTTCATCAACCACCAATTAACAACCTATTATTTATTGATAATCTCAGTATTGTATTTATCATACTCAATGCTTTTATAGGATTCACAACAAGCATTTTCAGTGCTAGCTATGTGAGATATGAGCTAGAGATAGAGCGACTTACCCCTAACTATCTACGTTTTTACCATGGAATGTTTCAGTTGATGGTATTTGGTATGAACTTAGCACTGACAACCAATAATATTGGTCTGATGTGGGTAGCACTTGAATTGGCTACTCTTGCAACTATCATGATGGTAGGTATCTATCGAACCCACAAAGCACTAGAGGCGGCTTGGAAATATTTCATTTTAAGTAGTGTAGGTCTTGCTTTAGCATTGTTTGGCACAATTTTGATCTACTTTTCAGCAGTATCATCTACCCTTAATGAAGGTTTGGGTGCAATGGCATGGACTAATTTACAGCACTATGCAGCTGTATTCGATCCTTCGTTACTAAATATTGCCTTTGTATTTCTTCTGCTTGGCTACGGCACTAAAATTGGTCTGGTGCCGATGCATGCTTGGTTACCAGATGCTCATGCTGAAGGACCAACTCCAGTTTCTGCGGTGCTTTCAGGATTACTTTTGAATATAGCACTCTATATATTACTCCGATTTAAAATGATCATCTCTACAAATCCGGAAACAATCCCAGTAGAATCATTCATGATTTCATTTGGTCTTGGATCCTTAATTTTTGCGGCTTTTATGCTCTATCGATGCTACGACATCAAGCGAATGTTCGCTTATTCATCCATCGAGCATATGGGGATCATTGTTTTTGCCTTTGGAATAGGTGGTTCGTTTGGTAATTTTGCTGGTCTTTTACAAATGGTAATGCACAGCTTAACTAAATCTGCTATTTTTTTCTCAATTGGGCATATCACGCAAGTAAAAGGTACGCAAAATATTGCTGATATCCGTGGTTTGACTAGTAGTCATCCTCTTCTAGGTTGGATATTTGTGATTGGCGTGAGTGCAATTGCCGGATTACCACCTTTTGGAGTTTTTATGAGTGAGTTTTTATTGATCACTTCAACTTTTACACATGCTCCAATACTTGCTGTACTCATAGTCTTTGGGCTACTAATTGCACTTGGTGCATTATTTCTATGTGTAGGATCTGTTGCTTTTGGTGAGCCTAACGAATCTAGGACATCGGTGCGTATATCCTATTTACCCATATTTATACATCTGAGTTTGGTTCTGATAAGTGGGCTTCATATGCCAAGTATAATAGTTGTCTTATTCCAGAATGTTGCAGATTTACTCAAATGA
- the hyfB gene encoding hydrogenase 4 subunit B → MLVTLMCIVGLLSIAPLSLILIRHHTVTFIVYSICLLISLALCINAILSINQVSSQVVIPLGLPWLGVHFYLDSLAYIFLAIINFGAASSSLYALGYGQHETEPYRILPFYPLFLAAMNLVVIAADAYSFLFAWELMSLASWALVVTHHRLTKTIYAGFIYLVMASFSAFILLLIFGLFASASNSYDFEAIRTYFLSPELAGIILILAIVGTGAKAGLIPLHAWLPLAHPAAPSHISALMSGVMTKVAVYAFIRIIFDLIGESTWWWGLPVLLLGGITAVIGVLYALMETDLKRMLAYSTIENIGIIFIAIGLALLFKASGYANIAALALTAALFHSLNHMLFKSTLFFGAGAAIVATGEQNMERLGGLIHRMPVSSVAFLIASIAISALPPFNGFVSEWLIFQSILASPQLPQMGLKLLIPAMGVLLALAAAFAAACFIRAFGAIYLGRARTEAAAKAVESDCWSLSAMLICAVLCLVVGVLPGIIIEWLQPVTTILVSGKIWSQTNNSWISIVPISANHNSYNGLLLLSFIGIFTGIAVIVIRYFTPRTVRKVPFWDCGYPNLSTMAQYSATSLAQPIRKVFATVVFSAHEQVEIPHPGSKHPATLQRFLYDPIWKFIYVPIANIISISAAYLNRSQFLTIRRYLSFVFITLIILLVVLAIWG, encoded by the coding sequence ATGCTGGTAACATTGATGTGTATCGTAGGGCTACTCAGTATAGCTCCACTATCACTTATCTTAATCCGTCATCATACAGTTACTTTTATTGTATATAGCATCTGTTTATTAATCTCTCTTGCACTATGTATTAACGCTATATTGTCAATAAATCAGGTGTCTTCTCAGGTTGTGATCCCACTTGGATTACCTTGGCTTGGTGTACATTTTTATCTCGATTCACTTGCTTATATCTTTCTTGCTATTATCAATTTTGGAGCAGCTAGTTCTTCTCTCTATGCGCTTGGGTACGGACAGCATGAAACAGAACCTTACCGAATACTTCCTTTCTATCCTCTATTTCTTGCAGCTATGAATCTTGTTGTTATCGCTGCTGATGCCTATAGTTTTTTATTTGCATGGGAACTCATGTCACTAGCATCCTGGGCACTGGTTGTAACACACCATCGCTTAACAAAAACTATTTATGCAGGATTTATTTATTTAGTGATGGCAAGTTTTAGTGCATTTATCCTACTGCTTATCTTTGGGTTATTTGCTAGCGCAAGTAATAGTTATGATTTCGAAGCTATTCGCACATATTTTCTATCACCGGAATTGGCTGGAATAATACTTATATTAGCAATTGTGGGTACTGGTGCTAAAGCAGGGCTGATTCCATTACATGCTTGGTTGCCCCTTGCTCATCCAGCTGCACCAAGTCATATTTCAGCACTGATGAGTGGAGTAATGACTAAGGTTGCTGTTTATGCTTTTATTCGAATCATTTTTGATCTAATAGGAGAGTCTACTTGGTGGTGGGGTTTACCCGTTCTTTTGTTAGGTGGTATTACAGCAGTAATCGGGGTGTTATATGCACTTATGGAGACTGACCTTAAGCGTATGCTTGCTTACAGCACTATTGAGAATATTGGTATTATCTTTATTGCAATTGGATTAGCACTTCTTTTTAAAGCGAGCGGCTATGCAAATATTGCTGCTTTAGCACTCACTGCTGCACTATTTCATAGTCTCAATCATATGCTATTTAAAAGCACGCTATTTTTTGGAGCTGGTGCTGCCATTGTAGCAACTGGAGAGCAAAACATGGAGCGATTAGGTGGTCTTATCCATCGTATGCCTGTTTCTTCTGTTGCCTTCCTTATTGCCAGTATAGCTATTTCAGCATTACCGCCGTTTAATGGTTTTGTATCTGAATGGCTAATTTTCCAGAGTATTCTCGCCAGTCCTCAGCTACCACAAATGGGGTTAAAACTGTTAATTCCTGCGATGGGCGTTCTGCTTGCACTTGCAGCAGCTTTTGCTGCTGCCTGTTTTATACGTGCCTTTGGTGCTATCTATCTAGGTCGTGCTCGTACTGAAGCTGCTGCTAAAGCTGTTGAGTCAGATTGCTGGTCACTTTCAGCAATGCTCATCTGTGCTGTTCTTTGTTTAGTGGTAGGTGTACTTCCAGGAATAATTATTGAATGGCTTCAACCAGTCACGACTATATTAGTTAGCGGGAAAATATGGTCACAAACAAATAATTCTTGGATTTCCATCGTACCAATATCTGCAAATCATAATTCCTATAATGGTTTATTGCTTTTAAGTTTCATAGGGATCTTTACAGGTATTGCAGTCATCGTCATTCGCTACTTTACCCCTCGTACTGTACGTAAAGTACCATTTTGGGATTGCGGATACCCAAATCTTAGCACTATGGCACAATACTCTGCTACTAGCCTAGCACAACCTATTCGAAAAGTATTTGCCACAGTCGTATTTTCAGCCCATGAGCAAGTAGAGATTCCGCACCCTGGAAGCAAGCATCCAGCTACTTTACAAAGATTCCTATATGATCCTATTTGGAAGTTTATATATGTACCAATTGCAAATATTATTAGCATATCGGCAGCCTATCTGAACCGTAGCCAATTTCTTACTATTCGCCGTTATCTTAGCTTTGTTTTTATTACGCTGATTATTCTCTTAGTAGTACTTGCTATATGGGGATAA
- a CDS encoding NADH-quinone oxidoreductase subunit B family protein, producing the protein MHKILFESLIRSPFTEKLATSSNSEITRMAADLDIKARQRLGRSLSLRLVDAGSCNGCELELNALNNPYYDFERFGLRFVASPRHADVLLITGPVTKNMREALLRSYNAIPEPKWVVAVGDCATCGGFYKDSYACEGGADKVLPVNLKISGCPPSPNQLLEGLIALLG; encoded by the coding sequence ATGCATAAGATACTCTTTGAAAGCCTTATACGTAGCCCATTTACTGAAAAACTAGCTACTTCATCCAATTCAGAAATTACTCGCATGGCTGCTGACTTGGATATTAAGGCTCGCCAACGACTTGGTCGTAGCTTATCCCTACGGCTTGTTGATGCAGGTTCATGCAATGGTTGCGAGCTTGAGCTTAATGCATTAAATAATCCTTATTATGATTTTGAACGATTTGGATTACGCTTCGTTGCTTCACCACGCCATGCTGATGTACTACTTATAACTGGACCTGTCACGAAAAATATGCGTGAAGCATTACTTCGTAGTTACAATGCTATACCGGAGCCAAAATGGGTAGTTGCGGTGGGTGATTGTGCTACCTGTGGTGGATTTTATAAAGATAGCTATGCATGCGAGGGTGGTGCTGATAAAGTACTTCCCGTTAATCTTAAAATTTCTGGTTGCCCACCGTCACCAAATCAATTACTAGAAGGTTTAATTGCTCTCTTAGGTTAA
- a CDS encoding respiratory chain complex I subunit 1 family protein produces the protein MLAVQLGQMLIVLVLAPVLTGMIRKMKARLQRRIGPSIFQPYRDLKRLFAKDISLADNSSWLFRAAPYLIFAITWVATALVPTFQSNLLFNQVGDLITIVALLGTARFIQTIAALDIGTSFGGIGVSREIMIGSLVEPAMIMVIFTVALVAGSTQLSIIAAFMANMEGLRVSLAMALVALIMVALAENTRIPIDNPSTHLEVTMVHEAMVLEYSGHHLALIEWAVSLKLLLYISMIACIFFPFNLITESAELIAYGISFIVYFVKVMVASFLLAVLEMSIAKMRVFRIPNLLGIALMLGLLGTLLLFVSKDI, from the coding sequence ATGCTTGCAGTACAACTAGGGCAGATGCTGATCGTTTTGGTGCTCGCTCCAGTATTGACGGGTATGATACGAAAAATGAAAGCACGACTGCAACGTCGGATAGGTCCATCAATTTTTCAGCCTTATCGGGACCTAAAGCGTCTATTTGCTAAAGATATTAGCCTTGCCGATAACAGTTCTTGGTTATTTCGAGCAGCACCTTATCTCATCTTTGCTATCACTTGGGTAGCCACTGCTCTTGTGCCGACCTTCCAAAGTAATCTTTTATTTAACCAAGTAGGTGATCTCATTACTATCGTAGCACTACTTGGTACTGCACGTTTTATTCAAACTATTGCTGCACTTGATATCGGAACTAGCTTTGGCGGTATTGGGGTCAGCCGTGAAATTATGATTGGATCTTTAGTAGAGCCTGCCATGATTATGGTGATATTCACAGTTGCGCTTGTTGCCGGTTCAACACAGTTGTCGATCATTGCAGCTTTTATGGCAAATATGGAAGGTCTGCGTGTTTCACTGGCAATGGCACTGGTTGCTCTTATTATGGTTGCACTAGCAGAAAATACTCGTATTCCAATCGATAATCCATCAACCCATCTTGAAGTCACTATGGTGCATGAAGCGATGGTGCTAGAATATTCTGGTCACCACCTTGCATTGATCGAATGGGCAGTTTCCTTAAAGTTACTACTTTATATCTCAATGATTGCCTGCATTTTCTTTCCATTTAACTTGATTACGGAAAGTGCAGAGCTTATAGCTTATGGAATCTCTTTTATAGTCTATTTCGTGAAAGTGATGGTAGCTAGTTTCTTATTAGCAGTGTTAGAAATGAGTATTGCCAAAATGCGTGTATTTCGTATACCCAACCTACTTGGCATTGCACTCATGCTTGGATTGCTAGGCACATTATTATTATTTGTATCAAAAGATATATGA
- a CDS encoding DsrE family protein, with protein sequence MNHKLSIALLCLLFTYQNAIAEDSVWQTPAIEGVGKIHPLPHATHQPSKNQTYKVVFWLTKGSDDPKKMNFALDSVARAINLYASAGVPSNQLKFTVVVSGSTTDAVLNDTHYKEKYGVDNPNSPLIKKLIEAGVELLACGQAVATHGYQNNWLNPQVKVALSAMTTSIELQQQGYALVTF encoded by the coding sequence ATGAACCATAAATTATCTATTGCCCTATTATGCCTGTTATTTACTTACCAAAACGCTATTGCAGAGGATAGTGTTTGGCAAACTCCTGCTATTGAAGGAGTTGGTAAAATACATCCTCTACCCCATGCTACTCACCAACCAAGTAAAAACCAAACCTACAAAGTTGTGTTTTGGCTAACCAAAGGAAGTGATGATCCTAAAAAAATGAATTTTGCCTTAGACAGTGTAGCCAGAGCAATTAATTTATATGCCAGTGCAGGCGTACCCTCAAATCAACTTAAATTTACTGTAGTCGTTTCAGGTTCTACTACCGATGCAGTGTTGAATGATACTCATTACAAAGAAAAATATGGGGTAGATAATCCAAACTCACCACTTATTAAAAAGCTAATCGAGGCAGGAGTGGAATTACTTGCTTGTGGTCAAGCAGTAGCAACTCATGGTTATCAAAATAACTGGCTTAATCCTCAAGTGAAAGTAGCTCTATCTGCCATGACTACCAGTATTGAATTGCAACAACAAGGCTATGCTTTAGTTACTTTTTAA
- the leuD gene encoding 3-isopropylmalate dehydratase small subunit, translating to MEPFTLVRGLVAPLPYANVDTDAIIPKQFLKSIKRTGFGPNLFDSWRYLDEGLPDNDCHNRPLNPDFILNQPQYKDAKILLAQKNFGCGSSREHAVWALVDYGFRAVIAPSFADIFHNNAFKNGLLPIVLNEDNINKLFQLSEMQPHCNLTIDLPAQEVILPTGEALFFEVDEFRKHCLSEGLDDIGLTLQYVNEIRAYEAQKKLETPWLFQKLG from the coding sequence ATGGAACCGTTTACTTTAGTCAGAGGTCTTGTTGCACCTCTTCCTTATGCTAACGTAGATACTGACGCAATTATTCCTAAACAATTTCTAAAATCTATCAAACGTACTGGTTTTGGACCTAATTTATTTGATTCATGGCGCTACCTAGATGAGGGATTGCCAGATAACGATTGCCATAACCGACCGCTTAACCCTGATTTTATACTTAATCAGCCTCAATATAAGGATGCTAAAATTCTACTTGCTCAAAAAAACTTTGGTTGCGGATCAAGTAGAGAGCATGCGGTTTGGGCATTAGTAGATTATGGTTTTCGTGCAGTGATTGCACCCAGTTTTGCTGATATTTTTCATAACAATGCATTTAAAAATGGATTACTACCTATTGTATTGAATGAAGATAATATTAATAAGCTTTTTCAATTATCAGAAATGCAGCCTCACTGTAATTTAACTATAGATCTTCCTGCCCAAGAGGTAATTTTACCTACAGGAGAGGCACTATTTTTCGAGGTAGATGAATTTCGCAAACACTGCTTAAGTGAGGGATTAGATGATATTGGCTTAACATTACAATACGTTAATGAAATACGAGCCTATGAAGCTCAGAAGAAGCTTGAAACCCCTTGGTTATTTCAAAAACTAGGTTAA
- a CDS encoding site-2 protease family protein has product MKIKLLPRIYCGQIAYIKIYLDWSLAIMFFLITLGMATSVFPSWHPDWHTWIIWILSALAALFFISSILIHELSHALIGRRKGIEVKNITLFVFGGVAQLEHEPHTWQAELWMALAGPIASIILGVIILIISILTMDLDYIKAVDSAHVLESLSPATSLLFWLGPINIFLGLFNLIPGFPMDGGRVFRAVLWAMTHDIRQATFWAYRVGQVCAGLFIMIGIATILDFPIIPFLGTGLIGGLWFIFIGWFLYRSAQISYQQLLGLLAQEAFEALPIYQKILIKILRVLKIHKHPNLGYGK; this is encoded by the coding sequence ATGAAAATTAAATTACTTCCTAGAATATACTGCGGTCAAATTGCTTATATTAAAATTTATCTTGACTGGAGTCTTGCTATTATGTTTTTTTTAATTACTCTGGGAATGGCTACCAGTGTATTTCCTAGTTGGCATCCAGATTGGCATACATGGATCATTTGGATATTATCTGCTCTAGCTGCACTTTTTTTTATCTCATCAATTTTAATTCATGAACTCTCTCATGCGTTAATTGGCAGAAGAAAAGGGATAGAGGTAAAAAATATCACCCTTTTTGTCTTTGGAGGGGTAGCTCAATTAGAACACGAACCTCATACTTGGCAAGCTGAACTATGGATGGCACTTGCAGGACCAATTGCTAGCATAATTCTGGGGGTAATTATTTTAATAATAAGTATTTTAACAATGGATCTAGATTATATAAAAGCTGTAGATTCAGCACATGTTTTAGAATCCCTAAGCCCCGCCACTTCTTTGTTATTTTGGCTAGGACCTATCAATATTTTCCTAGGCTTATTTAATTTAATTCCAGGATTTCCTATGGACGGGGGTCGAGTATTTAGAGCAGTACTTTGGGCAATGACTCATGATATTAGGCAAGCTACCTTTTGGGCATATCGAGTAGGTCAAGTTTGTGCAGGATTATTTATAATGATAGGAATAGCGACAATTTTAGATTTTCCTATTATCCCTTTTTTAGGTACTGGATTAATAGGCGGTTTGTGGTTTATTTTCATAGGATGGTTTTTATACCGATCTGCCCAAATAAGCTATCAGCAGCTATTAGGGTTATTAGCTCAAGAAGCCTTTGAAGCTTTACCTATCTATCAAAAAATTCTTATAAAAATTCTACGAGTTCTTAAAATCCATAAACACCCTAATTTAGGATATGGGAAATAA